The Acidobacteriota bacterium genome contains a region encoding:
- a CDS encoding multicopper oxidase domain-containing protein: MKSDDTQRDIKRRDFLKMGLGSAAAFTLGGLVLPVRRTFAGGVTVNVTLVAESYTKTLVDGSSVTAWRFRNPAGGGPGGLDSGLVINSDDTLNVTVTNNLDRPINFVVPGLLTGTATVAMGASRLYSISSPAAGSYLYRDDTTAGIATAMGLAGPLVVMPAGAGDRLYPGGPTFDRQYTLFLQEIDDRLNSAIAGGGSYDLANYEPNYYFLNGLSHPGTKGDADTRIVMSNGEDVAIRMINGGTIVSPMHYHGYHVDVATRDRVVETAVVAKDTVLVRVDECVDVILQVDQVGMYPLHTHYVPGVTANGVYVNPFGGALTMLEAT, encoded by the coding sequence ATGAAATCCGACGATACGCAGCGCGATATCAAGCGCCGCGATTTCTTGAAGATGGGACTGGGCAGTGCCGCCGCTTTCACTCTGGGTGGCTTGGTGTTGCCGGTCCGCAGGACCTTTGCCGGTGGCGTGACGGTCAACGTGACGCTGGTGGCGGAGTCCTACACGAAGACCCTGGTCGACGGTTCCTCGGTCACCGCCTGGCGCTTCCGCAACCCTGCCGGTGGCGGACCCGGAGGGCTCGATTCGGGTTTGGTGATCAACAGCGACGACACCCTCAACGTCACCGTCACCAACAATCTCGATCGGCCGATCAATTTCGTCGTACCGGGCCTGTTGACCGGTACCGCAACGGTGGCGATGGGCGCTTCGCGGCTCTACTCCATCTCGTCCCCGGCCGCCGGCAGCTACCTCTACCGGGACGACACGACCGCCGGCATCGCCACCGCCATGGGCCTTGCCGGGCCGCTGGTGGTGATGCCCGCCGGCGCCGGTGACCGCCTCTATCCGGGCGGCCCGACCTTCGATCGCCAGTACACGCTATTTCTCCAGGAAATCGACGATCGGTTGAACTCTGCGATTGCCGGTGGCGGCAGCTACGACCTGGCGAACTATGAGCCGAACTACTACTTCCTGAACGGCCTCAGCCATCCCGGCACCAAGGGCGATGCGGACACCCGAATCGTCATGTCGAATGGCGAGGATGTCGCCATTCGAATGATCAACGGCGGCACTATCGTGTCGCCAATGCACTACCACGGCTACCACGTCGACGTGGCGACCCGCGACCGGGTGGTGGAAACGGCGGTGGTGGCAAAGGACACGGTGCTGGTGCGGGTGGACGAGTGCGTCGACGTGATCCTGCAGGTCGATCAGGTCGGCATGTATCCGCTGCACACTCACTATGTACCGGGAGTGACCGCCAACGGGGTGTACGTCAACCCCTTCGGCGGCGCCCTGACGATGCTGGAGGCCACCTGA
- a CDS encoding Clp1/GlmU family protein produces the protein MAPLSSILPSPQWHEVLARLERGVILVIGSSGTGKTSFARHLLNQLRRGNDRTALVDGNIAMPAIGVPGCLGAALTNPWVAPCASVFVGATASVHRRAPVLAGLIQLERRVRQAGARTVIVDLPPLTGAGARELVVQAHRALAANQIVALQRANECESFLAVFDEAARLYRLPASPNARRWSREERIDRQDGRLRAHFFNADRRVFPLRALSARGWLPADGSAAAGTAVGLVDGEGYCLGLGRIEEVHPDRVAIVTPVKASVPCRLQLADFRLTADGAFDRRHAFPTLGEGTPSASVAEL, from the coding sequence ATGGCGCCGTTGTCCTCCATTCTGCCTTCGCCCCAGTGGCACGAAGTCCTCGCTCGGCTCGAACGGGGCGTGATCCTCGTCATCGGCAGTTCGGGCACCGGCAAAACGTCTTTTGCCCGCCATTTGCTCAATCAACTGCGTCGCGGCAACGATCGAACGGCGCTGGTCGACGGCAACATCGCGATGCCAGCGATCGGCGTGCCGGGCTGCCTGGGAGCGGCCCTCACCAACCCGTGGGTCGCCCCCTGCGCCTCGGTCTTCGTGGGCGCCACCGCTTCCGTCCATCGGCGAGCACCGGTCCTGGCGGGTTTGATCCAGCTCGAGCGGAGAGTCCGGCAGGCCGGCGCCCGGACGGTGATCGTGGACCTACCGCCGCTTACCGGCGCTGGGGCGCGGGAACTGGTGGTGCAGGCGCACCGCGCCCTGGCAGCGAATCAGATCGTCGCGCTGCAGCGGGCGAACGAATGCGAGTCCTTTCTGGCAGTGTTCGACGAAGCGGCACGCCTCTACCGCCTGCCGGCGTCGCCCAACGCGCGGCGCTGGAGCCGCGAAGAGCGGATCGACCGCCAGGACGGACGCCTGCGAGCCCATTTCTTTAACGCCGACCGGCGGGTTTTCCCGCTGCGCGCTCTGTCCGCCCGCGGCTGGCTGCCGGCGGACGGTTCGGCCGCCGCCGGCACGGCGGTGGGACTGGTCGACGGTGAGGGCTACTGTCTTGGCCTCGGCCGCATCGAAGAAGTGCACCCGGATCGAGTGGCGATCGTCACTCCGGTCAAGGCGAGCGTTCCTTGCCGCCTCCAGCTAGCGGACTTCCGGCTCACTGCGGACGGCGCCTTCGACCGCCGCCACGCCTTTCCGACCCTCGGCGAGGGCACGCCATCGGCCAGCGTAGCCGAGTTGTAG
- a CDS encoding DUF2207 domain-containing protein, with the protein MGLRRLLVVVLFLALLIGVALAVRAEKSYVIEHYDVHLELQEDGAYAVRETLEFDFRGEPFTFAYREIRMGGIDRLAGLSVQSADVEILKVDENSGSRHSLRWEFPPRLGSTRFVLEYQAFGALLETEGRNRIDWDAVGRSWNVPIEQLTVSVVLPEAFGLSGSDVTFEPPDEATLRAATREGSATGWEVQFRYWDLPPETAYRVIVDFPRRLAGRTPPAGSPPPGHILGSALALLAGLLPGLATLIRRARGSSLAPGGGSDPEVPLHEAAALLHPLSAVAERGLVATVFDLARRGHVELVRRKEGGSWYHGTKTYLEATPGGGEGPLSRFEQTLLGRLRQRESLQEFGRKDRAFRRRQVAAVRKELIARGWLEQRSSQALRSLLLGLLGVALGMVTIVLLGGAVGWALGGLMAGLAGGWLMVSVRFLPATPEGARRRTAIKAWIERLHDEVKGHLELGDESRAAERWLDYLPWLTLKPQPGLLSKMVRELKKSEAELELPGWARDETKRRRTRAAAAFIAFEPYLVACRSTAGAVAPGSGSSSSGGAGAGAGGGAGGGGGGAG; encoded by the coding sequence ATGGGCCTGCGCAGACTTCTGGTCGTTGTTCTTTTTCTCGCTCTTCTGATCGGAGTCGCTCTGGCCGTGCGGGCGGAGAAGTCCTACGTCATCGAGCATTACGACGTTCACCTGGAACTGCAAGAAGACGGTGCCTACGCGGTGCGCGAGACTCTGGAGTTCGATTTCCGCGGTGAGCCCTTCACCTTCGCCTATCGCGAGATCCGGATGGGCGGCATCGACCGCCTGGCGGGGCTTTCGGTGCAGAGCGCCGACGTCGAGATCCTGAAGGTGGACGAGAATTCCGGTTCCCGCCATTCGCTGCGCTGGGAGTTTCCGCCGCGCCTCGGTTCGACTCGCTTCGTGCTCGAGTACCAGGCTTTCGGCGCCCTCCTCGAGACCGAGGGCCGCAACCGCATCGACTGGGATGCCGTCGGCCGCAGTTGGAACGTTCCGATCGAGCAGCTCACGGTCTCCGTCGTGCTGCCCGAGGCCTTCGGGCTGAGCGGCAGCGACGTGACCTTCGAGCCACCGGACGAGGCCACCCTCCGCGCCGCCACCCGTGAAGGCTCCGCCACCGGTTGGGAGGTGCAGTTTCGGTATTGGGACCTGCCGCCGGAGACCGCCTACCGGGTGATCGTGGACTTTCCGCGGCGCCTCGCCGGGCGCACCCCGCCCGCCGGCTCGCCGCCGCCGGGACACATTCTGGGCAGTGCTCTCGCGCTGCTGGCGGGCCTGCTGCCGGGGCTCGCGACGCTCATCCGCCGGGCCAGAGGATCGTCCCTCGCGCCCGGCGGCGGCAGCGATCCGGAGGTGCCGCTGCACGAAGCTGCCGCGCTGCTTCATCCCCTCTCCGCCGTCGCCGAACGCGGCCTGGTGGCGACGGTGTTCGATCTCGCCCGCCGCGGGCACGTCGAGTTGGTGCGCCGGAAGGAGGGAGGCTCCTGGTACCACGGCACCAAGACCTACCTGGAGGCCACGCCGGGCGGCGGCGAGGGACCGCTCTCGCGCTTCGAACAGACCCTTCTCGGCCGCCTCCGGCAGCGCGAGTCGCTGCAGGAATTCGGCCGCAAGGACCGCGCCTTCCGCCGCCGTCAGGTGGCCGCCGTGCGGAAGGAGTTGATTGCCCGCGGCTGGCTCGAGCAGCGCTCGTCGCAGGCCCTACGCTCGCTCCTCCTCGGCCTTCTGGGGGTCGCTCTGGGGATGGTCACCATCGTGCTCCTCGGCGGCGCCGTCGGTTGGGCGTTGGGTGGCCTGATGGCGGGCCTCGCCGGCGGCTGGCTGATGGTCTCCGTCCGCTTCCTGCCGGCGACTCCCGAGGGTGCGCGGCGCCGGACGGCGATCAAGGCATGGATCGAGCGCCTGCACGACGAGGTCAAGGGTCACCTGGAACTCGGCGACGAATCGCGCGCCGCCGAACGTTGGCTGGACTACCTGCCGTGGCTGACCTTGAAACCACAGCCGGGGTTGTTGTCGAAAATGGTGCGCGAGCTCAAGAAGAGCGAAGCGGAGCTGGAGCTGCCCGGTTGGGCGCGGGACGAAACCAAGCGCCGCCGGACCCGTGCGGCGGCGGCCTTCATCGCCTTCGAGCCCTACCTGGTCGCCTGCCGGTCCACCGCCGGGGCGGTGGCGCCAGGGAGCGGCTCGTCGTCCTCCGGCGGGGCCGGGGCGGGCGCCGGCGGAGGCGCCGGGGGTGGTGGTGGCGGAGCTGGTTAG
- the asd gene encoding archaetidylserine decarboxylase (Phosphatidylserine decarboxylase is synthesized as a single chain precursor. Generation of the pyruvoyl active site from a Ser is coupled to cleavage of a Gly-Ser bond between the larger (beta) and smaller (alpha chains). It is an integral membrane protein.), with protein MPSLADRLLALIQWPLPQHWLSRIVLAFTRWRFRPFKNFMIRLICRLYRVDLSEAVKTEAEGYESFNAFFTRALTGGARPLASGEGAVLCPVDGAVSQAGEIQDGRVFQAKGKDFSLAELLGGDAERARSFAGGTFATLYLSPKDYHRIHMPLAGELVETVQVPGRLWAVNPATARAVPRLFARNERLAAIFETEAGPMALVMVGAIFVSAVETVWGGLETPPTRSRPHRKNYRDAAMRLDFGAEMGRFNMGSTVIALFGPGAVELAPAITPGAPIRMGQLLANLRG; from the coding sequence ATGCCCTCCCTTGCCGATCGCCTGCTCGCCCTGATCCAGTGGCCGCTGCCACAGCATTGGCTGTCGCGCATCGTGCTGGCTTTCACTCGCTGGCGATTTCGGCCCTTCAAGAACTTCATGATCCGGCTCATCTGCCGGCTGTACCGGGTGGACCTCTCGGAGGCGGTGAAGACCGAGGCGGAGGGCTACGAAAGCTTCAACGCCTTCTTCACCCGGGCGCTTACCGGAGGTGCGCGGCCCCTTGCCTCGGGTGAAGGCGCGGTGTTGTGCCCGGTGGACGGCGCGGTGAGCCAGGCCGGAGAGATTCAGGATGGACGGGTTTTCCAGGCCAAGGGCAAGGACTTCTCCCTAGCGGAGCTGTTGGGCGGCGACGCCGAGCGGGCAAGATCCTTTGCCGGCGGCACCTTCGCCACTCTGTATCTGTCGCCGAAGGACTACCACCGCATTCACATGCCGCTGGCCGGCGAGCTGGTGGAGACGGTCCAGGTGCCGGGGCGGCTGTGGGCGGTGAATCCCGCGACGGCGCGGGCGGTACCGCGGCTCTTTGCCCGCAACGAGCGGCTGGCGGCGATCTTCGAGACCGAAGCCGGACCGATGGCGCTGGTGATGGTGGGGGCGATCTTCGTCTCCGCCGTGGAGACGGTATGGGGCGGCCTCGAAACCCCGCCGACGCGCTCCCGGCCCCACCGCAAGAACTATCGTGACGCCGCCATGCGGCTCGATTTCGGCGCCGAGATGGGCCGCTTCAACATGGGCTCCACGGTGATCGCTCTGTTCGGTCCCGGCGCGGTGGAGCTGGCGCCGGCAATCACGCCCGGCGCGCCCATTCGCATGGGCCAGCTCCTCGCGAACCTACGGGGCTAG
- a CDS encoding alpha-2-macroglobulin family protein, whose translation MRVLPLRRSVLTLLTLFVVFAACQTAGPDSSDRPPKAEEEAPVLGPQSWQDLDPLIDKRKYSEAGRLAERLLAATRAAGDEEGWTRALLISARLARARGEMDGAVTLLREEEWPTAPASQLLLGLVYGDALVQYQRNYGWEIAQRERVGPRHEIPLDRWTEKQLIAEAHEAFGRAWAMRDGWGAEGLGDLAEHFEAGTYPERIRGTLRDTVSYLWTDLLADSSLWSVGESNALYRFDLDFALGEPAPRLDSLPEDGHPLLKMAAVLRDLERWHTQGERPEAAFEARLVLLDSLRQALDQEAARQTLEVDLQRALDELGAEWPWWSMGMATRAEWVRSGEQPNARTEARALALEAVTVHPKSLGGQRGRSIAESIEAPAYQMNAMAADALGQRSVRVLHKNLPRLYFRAYRLDVDQRLRKMGLDDEVRSGNGYPRFNLSSAEIERVLARRTPAAAWGLELPATPDFRRHATDVTPPMEVPGLYLLVASAREDFREKKNRLVGLTLTLGDLVLLSQWNEGRLELTTRSGSTGQPRRGVEVALFRWDWRDPLKTVGRGATDDRGRKPFSVEEQRGFLAVARHGDEVAVLQDTGDRFDSEERRVERGLVYTDRSVYRPGQTVRFKVVAYGGMASAGRFEVLPERTVSVRLVDANGETAAETAATTNAFGSIAGELEIPAGRLLGLWRLETSLDGSDHPVRVEEYKRPTFEVTVRAPEEPPRLNRRTVLRGEARYYFGLPVSGGEVSWSVTREPQWRPWMQRVFSPADWSSQVVAWGESMVEADGTFGMAFTPEGDESAEGMVYRYRVEAAVTEAGGETRRGERVFHLGTAAIQASLEVTGGFQRSETPFEVDVVRTDLDGAPRAGRGTWSLVSLEQPATARLPHERPLAAEGFQTPDDLKPPRYADGLEPARTLARWGAGREMSSGELHHGDNGRSVAEIPALAPGVYRLIYRTEDPWGHSFEASRDLVVAGRGDLPLALPLFLAAEQTSIEAGETLPVLVHSAFPGQEMELEVKFRNRAERRTLIAGESPTVVEISLPPEARGGVALSLHAVRDHHLLRLDESVLVPWSDRELHLELETFRDRLRPGDRETWTVRLTGADGRLVEGEAAELLAYMYDRSLDLFAPHEPMNPLLLYPRDVYARGVGSNLGLAPTLLRRAESFARSRRPPQLRAVQLKRLAGWYRQQFAARSLFEEVTVTDDLAEVGFAEELVVASAASPPTEQDGRAVFEEGPLEVVGYAPEVSVTTVSAAGSSRLEDIEPRSNFSETAFWLPQLTMTSDGVAEIAVEVPDSVTEWQLWVLALTRDLRAGSVSARTRTIKELQIRPAVPRFLREGDRAVLEVLVDNAGEERLDGEVRVEMVDAESGEPIAGDFRLRPNRRQFRVEAGRSERLSFRLEAPDGLAANAALRVTGRAGDLTDGELRPLPVLPGRIHLAESRFAALQDEEREVLRFPELARDTDATRRTEQLVVTVDGQLFYSALAALPYLVDYPYECTEQTLNRFLSTGILTSLYQRYPVVASAAEEMAERETRLAPWDADDPNRKLTLEETPWRAPAAGGRQGAEELIAVLDPKISEVQREAALARLLSSQFESGAFPWFPGGPPSPYMTLYLMQGFARAAEFGVPVPREPVEWGWGYLRQYYDDFRKSSDDEPVTCCWESFAFLAYILSSYPDESYYRSAFSEEDERRLLEDLFEHRRFLTLRPKLYLALALHRAGRVDEARGLLDVVLDAARSSEDAGVFFAPEDRAWLWYRDTLENHAFVLRALSEMAPEDPRRHGLVQWLFLQRKLSHWKSTRATAEALYALAYYLNQEDALAVREEISVRLGTLAETFVFEADRFEGPSRRLIVSGDEVEPEMAEIAVHKKSPGLAFASATWHFSTERLPEEARGDLFAVERAFFRRVLDDGEWTLQPLSPGDPVAVGDQVEVQLTVRASAPAEYVHLRDPRGAGFEPESLTSGYRWDLGIGRYEEVRDSGANFFFEDLPAGEYLLKHRLRATMTGTFKVAPATLQSMYAPEFTAYSAGRKVEVERLAP comes from the coding sequence ATGAGAGTTCTTCCCCTGCGTCGCTCCGTTCTCACCTTGTTGACCCTGTTCGTTGTCTTCGCCGCCTGCCAGACGGCCGGTCCGGATTCGTCGGATCGCCCGCCCAAGGCGGAGGAGGAGGCTCCCGTGCTCGGACCGCAGTCCTGGCAGGATCTCGATCCCTTGATCGATAAGCGGAAATACAGCGAGGCCGGGCGCCTAGCGGAGCGGCTTCTGGCGGCGACTCGGGCGGCGGGCGACGAGGAGGGTTGGACCCGGGCCCTGCTCATCTCGGCCCGCCTCGCCCGCGCCCGCGGGGAGATGGACGGGGCGGTCACTCTGCTGCGCGAGGAGGAATGGCCGACGGCTCCCGCTTCACAGTTGTTGCTGGGACTGGTGTACGGCGATGCTCTCGTCCAGTACCAGAGGAACTACGGCTGGGAGATCGCCCAGCGCGAACGGGTGGGTCCGCGGCACGAAATTCCCCTCGACCGGTGGACCGAGAAACAACTGATCGCGGAGGCTCACGAAGCCTTCGGCCGGGCCTGGGCGATGCGCGATGGGTGGGGCGCCGAGGGTCTCGGTGATCTGGCCGAGCACTTCGAAGCGGGCACCTACCCGGAGCGCATCCGCGGCACTCTGCGGGATACGGTGAGCTACCTGTGGACCGACCTGCTGGCGGACTCGTCCCTGTGGTCCGTGGGAGAGTCGAACGCCCTCTACCGATTCGACCTCGATTTTGCCCTTGGCGAGCCGGCGCCTCGTCTGGATTCGCTGCCGGAGGACGGGCATCCGCTGCTGAAGATGGCGGCGGTTCTACGGGATCTCGAACGTTGGCACACCCAGGGTGAGCGCCCCGAGGCCGCTTTCGAGGCCCGGCTGGTGTTGCTGGACTCTCTTCGCCAGGCACTCGACCAGGAGGCGGCGAGGCAGACCCTCGAGGTCGATCTACAACGCGCCCTCGATGAACTGGGCGCCGAGTGGCCGTGGTGGTCGATGGGGATGGCCACCCGCGCCGAGTGGGTGCGGTCGGGCGAACAGCCGAACGCTCGGACAGAAGCGCGTGCTCTCGCCCTCGAGGCGGTCACCGTCCATCCGAAGAGCCTCGGAGGCCAGCGCGGACGCTCCATCGCCGAGAGCATTGAGGCTCCGGCCTACCAGATGAACGCCATGGCGGCGGATGCTCTGGGGCAGCGCTCGGTGCGGGTGCTCCACAAGAATCTGCCGCGACTCTATTTCCGCGCCTATCGTCTGGATGTGGACCAACGCCTGAGAAAGATGGGCTTGGACGATGAGGTTCGGTCCGGCAACGGCTATCCGAGATTCAACCTTTCGAGCGCCGAGATCGAGAGAGTCCTCGCTCGGAGAACCCCTGCCGCTGCCTGGGGTCTCGAACTGCCGGCGACGCCGGATTTTCGCCGGCACGCGACCGATGTCACGCCACCGATGGAGGTTCCCGGCCTCTACCTGCTGGTGGCATCGGCGCGCGAAGACTTCCGCGAGAAAAAGAATCGGTTGGTCGGATTGACCCTCACCCTGGGCGACCTGGTGTTGCTGTCGCAGTGGAACGAAGGACGGCTGGAACTGACGACGCGGTCCGGCTCGACGGGCCAGCCGCGGCGGGGCGTGGAGGTCGCCCTCTTCCGCTGGGATTGGCGAGATCCGCTGAAGACGGTGGGTCGAGGAGCGACGGACGACCGGGGCCGAAAGCCGTTCTCGGTCGAAGAGCAGCGCGGGTTCTTGGCCGTTGCGCGGCACGGTGACGAAGTCGCCGTGCTGCAGGACACCGGTGACCGGTTCGACTCCGAAGAGAGGAGGGTGGAGCGAGGTCTGGTGTACACCGACCGGAGCGTGTACCGGCCGGGGCAGACGGTACGCTTCAAGGTGGTCGCCTACGGTGGAATGGCGAGCGCTGGGCGCTTCGAGGTGCTGCCGGAACGAACCGTTTCCGTCCGGTTGGTCGACGCCAACGGCGAGACCGCCGCCGAGACCGCCGCCACCACTAATGCCTTCGGTTCGATTGCCGGTGAGTTGGAGATTCCCGCCGGCCGACTGCTCGGTCTCTGGCGCCTGGAGACCTCGCTCGATGGTTCCGATCATCCGGTGCGGGTGGAGGAGTACAAACGGCCCACCTTCGAGGTGACCGTCCGCGCGCCGGAGGAGCCACCGCGGCTCAATCGCCGGACGGTGCTGCGCGGCGAGGCTCGCTACTACTTTGGTCTGCCGGTGAGCGGCGGCGAAGTGTCCTGGAGCGTGACCCGAGAACCGCAGTGGCGCCCTTGGATGCAGCGGGTCTTCTCGCCGGCTGACTGGAGCTCGCAGGTGGTGGCCTGGGGCGAGAGCATGGTGGAGGCAGACGGCACTTTCGGGATGGCCTTCACGCCCGAGGGCGACGAGTCCGCCGAAGGCATGGTCTACCGCTACCGGGTGGAGGCGGCGGTGACCGAGGCCGGCGGCGAAACACGCCGCGGGGAAAGGGTTTTCCATCTGGGGACGGCGGCGATCCAGGCGAGCCTGGAAGTCACCGGTGGTTTCCAGCGCTCCGAGACGCCCTTCGAAGTGGACGTTGTGCGCACGGACCTCGACGGCGCGCCGCGTGCCGGCCGCGGCACCTGGAGTTTGGTTTCACTGGAGCAGCCGGCCACGGCGCGGCTGCCTCACGAACGCCCGCTGGCAGCGGAGGGATTCCAAACCCCGGACGACTTGAAGCCGCCGCGCTACGCCGACGGTCTCGAACCGGCGCGCACCTTGGCCCGCTGGGGTGCCGGCCGAGAGATGTCTTCGGGGGAGCTGCACCATGGCGACAACGGCCGTTCGGTGGCTGAGATTCCGGCCCTGGCGCCCGGCGTCTACCGCTTGATCTACCGCACGGAAGATCCGTGGGGTCATTCCTTTGAGGCATCGCGAGATCTGGTCGTCGCCGGCCGCGGCGACCTGCCGCTGGCCTTGCCGCTCTTCCTGGCGGCGGAGCAGACATCGATCGAGGCGGGCGAAACGCTGCCGGTGTTGGTGCACTCGGCGTTTCCGGGGCAGGAGATGGAACTGGAAGTGAAGTTCCGGAATCGGGCCGAACGGCGGACCCTGATCGCCGGCGAGAGTCCCACCGTGGTCGAGATTTCGCTGCCTCCGGAGGCCCGAGGTGGAGTGGCCTTGAGCCTGCACGCGGTGCGCGACCACCACCTGCTGCGCCTGGACGAATCGGTTCTCGTACCGTGGTCCGATCGCGAGCTGCATCTGGAGCTGGAGACCTTCCGCGACCGGCTGCGGCCCGGCGACCGAGAGACCTGGACGGTGCGTTTGACCGGCGCCGACGGGCGCTTAGTGGAGGGCGAAGCGGCGGAGTTGCTGGCCTACATGTACGACCGCAGTCTTGATCTCTTCGCCCCCCATGAGCCGATGAATCCTCTGCTGCTCTACCCTCGGGATGTCTACGCGAGGGGTGTCGGCTCGAACCTCGGCCTGGCGCCTACCCTGTTGCGACGGGCAGAGAGCTTTGCACGCTCGCGCCGGCCGCCCCAGCTTCGCGCCGTGCAGTTGAAGCGCCTCGCCGGTTGGTATAGGCAGCAGTTCGCCGCCAGATCCTTATTTGAAGAGGTCACGGTGACCGACGACTTGGCCGAGGTCGGATTCGCCGAGGAACTGGTGGTCGCCTCGGCGGCATCGCCGCCGACGGAGCAAGACGGACGAGCGGTGTTCGAGGAAGGTCCGCTGGAGGTGGTGGGGTACGCCCCGGAGGTGTCGGTGACCACGGTCAGTGCCGCTGGTTCTTCTCGCCTCGAGGACATCGAGCCGCGCAGCAACTTCTCCGAAACCGCCTTCTGGCTCCCACAACTCACCATGACCTCCGATGGCGTCGCCGAGATCGCCGTCGAAGTGCCCGACTCGGTCACCGAGTGGCAGCTCTGGGTGCTGGCCTTGACCCGCGATCTGCGGGCCGGTTCGGTCTCCGCTCGTACCCGCACCATCAAGGAACTACAGATCCGCCCGGCGGTGCCGCGTTTCCTGCGCGAAGGCGACCGGGCGGTGCTCGAGGTGCTGGTGGACAACGCCGGCGAGGAGAGGCTGGACGGCGAAGTGCGAGTGGAGATGGTCGACGCTGAAAGCGGCGAACCGATCGCCGGTGATTTCCGCCTCAGGCCCAATCGCCGTCAGTTCCGGGTGGAGGCCGGTCGCAGCGAGCGCCTTTCGTTCCGGCTGGAGGCACCGGATGGCCTGGCGGCGAATGCCGCCCTGCGGGTCACCGGTCGGGCCGGCGACCTGACGGACGGGGAACTGCGCCCGCTACCGGTGCTGCCGGGCCGCATCCATCTGGCCGAAAGCCGCTTCGCCGCCCTCCAGGACGAGGAGCGCGAAGTGCTGCGCTTTCCGGAGCTAGCACGCGATACGGACGCCACCCGCCGCACCGAACAGCTCGTCGTGACGGTCGACGGCCAGCTCTTTTACTCCGCTTTGGCGGCGCTGCCGTATCTGGTGGACTACCCCTACGAATGCACCGAGCAGACCCTCAACCGCTTCCTCTCGACGGGCATTTTGACCAGCCTCTACCAGCGTTACCCGGTGGTGGCGTCCGCCGCCGAGGAGATGGCGGAGCGTGAAACCCGCCTCGCCCCTTGGGACGCCGACGATCCGAACCGCAAGCTGACCCTGGAAGAGACTCCGTGGCGGGCACCGGCGGCCGGCGGCCGGCAGGGGGCCGAGGAGCTGATTGCGGTGCTCGATCCCAAGATCTCCGAGGTGCAGCGGGAGGCCGCCCTGGCGCGGCTGCTGTCGTCGCAGTTCGAGAGCGGCGCCTTTCCCTGGTTTCCCGGCGGGCCGCCGTCGCCCTACATGACCCTCTACCTGATGCAGGGCTTCGCCCGCGCCGCCGAATTCGGCGTGCCGGTGCCGCGGGAGCCGGTGGAGTGGGGTTGGGGCTACCTGCGCCAGTACTACGACGATTTCCGAAAATCGTCCGACGACGAACCGGTCACGTGCTGCTGGGAGTCCTTTGCCTTCCTCGCCTACATTCTGTCGAGCTACCCGGACGAGAGCTACTACCGTTCGGCCTTCTCGGAGGAGGACGAACGGCGACTGCTGGAGGATCTCTTCGAGCATCGCCGGTTCCTCACCCTGCGCCCCAAGCTCTACCTGGCCCTGGCGCTCCACCGGGCCGGCCGGGTGGACGAAGCCCGCGGCCTGCTCGACGTGGTGCTCGACGCCGCCCGCAGCAGCGAGGACGCAGGCGTCTTTTTCGCGCCGGAGGACCGCGCCTGGCTGTGGTACCGGGACACCCTGGAGAATCACGCCTTCGTTCTGCGCGCTCTATCCGAAATGGCGCCGGAAGATCCGCGGCGCCACGGCCTGGTGCAGTGGCTGTTCCTCCAGCGCAAGCTCTCCCACTGGAAGTCCACCCGCGCTACCGCCGAGGCGCTCTATGCCCTGGCCTACTACCTCAACCAAGAGGATGCCCTAGCGGTGCGGGAGGAGATCTCCGTGCGGTTGGGCACTTTGGCCGAGACTTTCGTCTTCGAGGCGGATCGCTTCGAGGGGCCCTCCCGCCGGCTGATCGTGTCCGGAGACGAGGTGGAGCCGGAGATGGCGGAGATCGCCGTGCACAAGAAGTCGCCCGGACTGGCCTTCGCCTCTGCCACCTGGCACTTCTCCACGGAGCGTTTGCCAGAGGAGGCGCGGGGAGACCTGTTCGCAGTGGAGCGAGCCTTCTTCCGCCGCGTCTTGGACGACGGCGAGTGGACTCTCCAACCGCTTTCGCCGGGCGACCCCGTGGCGGTGGGAGACCAGGTGGAAGTGCAGCTCACGGTGCGCGCCTCGGCGCCGGCCGAGTACGTCCACCTGCGCGACCCGCGCGGTGCCGGATTCGAGCCCGAGTCGCTCACTTCCGGCTACCGCTGGGATCTCGGCATCGGTCGCTACGAGGAAGTGCGCGACAGCGGTGCCAACTTCTTTTTCGAAGATCTGCCGGCCGGCGAGTACCTGCTGAAGCACCGTCTGCGGGCCACCATGACCGGCACCTTCAAGGTGGCTCCGGCGACCCTGCAGTCGATGTATGCGCCGGAGTTCACCGCCTACTCGGCGGGACGGAAGGTCGAGGTGGAGCGGCTAGCCCCGTAG